The region tgtcattgtggtttttgttttaatttaaattactCAATGAAAATAACTAATTATTACCCACATGTAGATTTTTAAGAACTCTATACTTTTATCACCATGTTGTTTTTATGTGCAGCCAAAATTGGTGAGGGAAAGAATGAACTAAGTTTCCTCTTTGCCCTCCCTCCTCATCTTCTTTGCCTGatgataacaacttggcatcCAAAGTTGTGAAAGACTGTGTATTACTTAGAGACACTTTCATTGCATTAAGAATAATTTACatttaacaacaaataataataataataataataatttgataataattgttattatttgttgttcttattttcaataaaaggATCCAttaatgataacaacaagGAAGATATGATAATAGACAGCCCTGACACAATCATAATGACACGGCAGTGGAAAAAGAATCTTCAAAAACAGATAACTGTCTTCAGGCAAATCATGCTGGACATTGGTGAGATGACATCAGTCTCTACTTTAGAAATGACAGaggttaaggacggtgcctactaattaaagatattgtttccccggtgtgtgattatgcaggaaatgtagatcttaacaagtcctattgaaatccaaaaagaaaattgggggtaaccatgcatttttcaaagataattcatgaataatatctgtaaaaagctttaaaatacaaagcaatgtatggcgttctttcccaaattgaagcttaactatctctcaaaaatgcatggttacccccaattttctttttggataccaagagtacttactaagatctacgttatccggatagttttaaatcgcgcaaatatccctgtataagtaagcattggcgataggacatccgagtatctggagatgcgcagaaggtatgcgcaataacaatagtaggcaccgtccttaaatcaacaataaaatcaattttaatgCTACAGTATGTTTATCCTCAATAGTGGTCAAGCATCTTGCCAGCTTCCTTCTCTCCTCTTCCCTTTTCTCCAAACCTTGTCAGCTTGTTGGCCAGTCACCTGCATATCTGGTGCAGAGGCTTCTTGTGGCTCAGCTGCTAATTTCTGACAAGTCGCtcacaaaataacaatattagGGCTCCCATAATATGGGGATCAGTTCCAACCTTACATTGTTAAACTAATCAATACTAGTCTGTCATCTGTCAAAGCTGACCCTCAGATCAGCCAACTGTGACCTGTTGCAGGCCAAACTGACTCTGCTCCTCAAGAGTGACCAGTTTGGCCCTGAGTGACTCTCACGGTTCAGCAAAACTGACTCAGGCCAGTACTGGCAAATGGCATTGAAAtgttcaaattaaaaagtcCATCTTGCTATTAACATCTTAGACAGGTCTTTTCCAAGTCACAAGATGTTCATACAAGGCACCAGTGAAGGGAAGGAAGGTCGTGCAGCATTGTTTCGAGTGCTTGCCGTATATGCCATGTATAACCCTGAGGTTTCATATTGCCAAGGTATGCGCCCTCCATATATAAAACTTTTTGAACTAGTCTTTTACTAGGACCAGTTTTAAAGAGCTCTAAAAGTtacacaattatttttttttcaatttttattcagTTTCTTATCACTACAGTATTTTTGGCATTTCCACAACACAGTTTATAGATTAGGATTCCCCTCCTTCATGTCTCAATTGggagaaaaactgcaaaagttTCACATTAAGATGCTGATGGCAAAATAATAGCTGTGTTCTATCATAATCATCATTAAATTTTCGACCTCCATCAAAACTATGGACACTTTTATACCTCCAAGTTCCACCACTTGATCGGTCAGcagtttttgaaatattgtaaTAAGCTGAGGATGACATTTTTAGTGGTTACCTTGCCTCTGTATTTGTGTATATCTATATAGCACTACAGCAAGAACTAAAAATCCTCTTAGAGGTATTTCTTATCCCCACAGGCATGTCATACATAGCTGGTATGTTTCTAATGAATATGAATGAAGAGGTAGGCAGTTCAGCTTGTGTTCTAATGGATAATTACTTCTTTATTCAATTCATTGTTAGATTATTGTTGCCCTTTGCAACGAACTGGTTCAATAAAAATcatattataaaatataattattctcTCGTAGGATTCCTTTTGGTGCTTGGTATCGATGTTTGAAAGGCCAAAGTATTTAGCTGGTTATTTCAGTGATTCTCTTGACaagtgagtttttcaaaaggaaaGCAACTTGGGAAACGTTAGTCTATGACTGTACATGTCCTGTGAAAGTTGAGTACCGCACCGTAAGTTTCTCAAGAGATGAATGCAGCTCCAGATTTAACCAAAAGCAGTTACATTGTGTACAATGTAACAGCGCACTGAGGCATGATTGCAAtctgaattaattttgtgtcgTGTTGCATGAAAAGATAACAATATGTACACATAAATTATTGGTAATAAATTCCTTACTTCCTCGTTGTCCTCGCCGTCATCATTTTGGGGCTTACGCCATAACGATGGCAACGAGGACGTcagaaatttgcatgtttGATTTACACGCCCCTCACGtgcatttcttcattttgacatgtttgttTGACATCACCTACGAAataacgacgtgaaatgaccaaatttggAGTCATGTAGATGATATCAGCACACGATGCTGAAAGGCTAGTTTTGTTCTCCAAATTTCTAATCTCCTCATGCAGGTCAAATGGTTCGATAGTTAGTTTTCATGTTATCTTCCGTACGActtgaaacaattcttttatATCAAAATATTGTGAACTGGTGTTTTAGAGTGACGTTCTCGTTGCTTTGACCGTCGGCGTAACCAGggaatagggagcttaagatctgacgacggcaacgtcaacgacaacgccacaaatcaatgatttgattggttgaatgaagaaaaataatcgtgctgcacgtgcagcacgctttttggtgcaatgttttgacgtagtctgccaaacgacgacgggaaattttcatatttgaggttttgacgacaacgcgagctcgcagcagtaaatctttccttctttgcctttacacgaaaaccattcgtggcaagcaagcgaaagagcactccgcctattttgtacaacgtgatcaacatggaataatcgcaagagacttaacttaacgcaaagttcagttttaatgagacgttttccttgcagttgccgtcgtagcttcttaagctccctaatttaagaagctacgacggcaactgcaacgaaaacgtcacattaaaattgaactttacGTTaattaagtcttttgcgattattctatgttgatcacgttgaactgcactttcgcttgcttggtaAGAATGGTTTtaatgtaaaggcaaagagtgaaagatttactgctgcgagctcccgttgtcgtcagaacctcaaatatgaaaatttcacgtcatcgtttggcagactacgtcaaagcaCCAAAGAGCGTGCCGctcgtgcagcacgattatttttcttcattcaaccaatcaagtCGTTGATTTATGTCGTTTTGggtgacgttgccgtcgtcaaatcttaaactccctaccTTCCCAATGACAAACGCGACGAAAATGCCACAAATTAAGAGTTTGATTGACAGTCGAATGCATAAAATTAAGCGTGCCGctcgtgcggcacgcacttaacAACAATTCAGTGCCATCCTCAGCAAAACAGCAACTtcaaattaccacatttggagttttgatgacaacttgaacaGACAACACTGTATATTTAATTCTCGATGTTTGATTCTGCGGCGCGCACACCAGTTCAGTTGCAACGCACTTCGCCAACATTGTTGAAATCAAACAAGATGGAAAAaccgcaaaatagtcacagttgggcaaatatttatttcaaaatgaatgaCTTTTTCCTTGTCGTTGCGGTCCGCGTCATTGTTGAAGTTCCTTTGTGAAAGCTTCCTAGAATGTGTGGCATGAATCCTTCCTGTTAGTGATTGTCAAAATACTTGATTTGCTTTacagaattcaaaagcatACTGGCGTTTTTCGGAGACTGATGAGGCAAAGAAGGCCAAAACTTGGCAAACATTTggtaaatattgaaaaattctaaagtgattattatttggtaaaaatggctcagttggttgcgGAGTGTCGGACCACCATGCGGGTGGTTGCGGGTTCGCACCCCGGCCGGACCACCACTCAGGGTGTTAAtgtaactgaggagaaagtgctgcctttttAATTACTTCTCGAAATGGTTAGACAtccaagtcttctcggatatgGAGACTAAACAGTAGGCCCTGTCTCACGACTTCAGTGTTCATAAAACTGTGGGAAGTTACGGAACCCACGCACTTGTCGCAAAGAGTGGGGCACGGAATTCCCGATTTTGTGGTCAGTCCTGTTTTCTCCGTCAATAAAATCTGGCTGTAGGCGGATACCCTCGATAGGGATAACCTCTGGTATCCTTCCCTTGAATAAAGTTGATATGATGCTATAGACCTTAATAAGCCGAACTGGAACTCGGCAGAGTTGCATGCATCTCCACCAATGTTATGTTATGTCAGAACCTGCACACAATGCAAAAATCTACGGAGAAGAAACCGGGAGAAGACTTGCAGAACGCTTCCGCGAACATActcttgatgttgaaaaaaaattacgatgCTTCTAATCAGTTGCGCGCCATTTCAAGCTCCTAACCCAGTCTATCCACGACATGACGATCTGaaagggaacacagaaagtCATAGAAACCCAGGCCCGTAACCAGGATTTTATGTGGGGGGGTGCTAACTAGGCCAAAGTGGACCAAACTTccgaaatgtattttttatttaattctttttaattggAGACcagtgaatttttaatttttttttcatttttttaaattttttttttttttttaattttatatatttttttttaaatggagactagtgagcagcacacAGGAACTGATATTGgtaactttgtttattctccgaccggtttcgtctgatcaaacagagttcatcagggattctaacaagatgtataaagggaactagttttatacataaatttatGGTACAAAAGCGCGTTCCAGTAACGGTGTGAAAAGCAAAAACGTACAGGATATAACGTAGATCCTGCGTAGAAAagttaattttggggctcacgatttaacgttaaacATTGCAAATTTTACACCTTTTCTACGCAGGATTTACGTCAGATCTCGCgcgtattaaaaaaaatataaaaaattgaaaaaataatttgaaaaaaaaattgttaaaaaaaaatacacaaaaaaagttattttgcatCTTCGGGCGTTCATGCGTCTGTACAAATAGAGAATGGCCGTTTTTTATGAAGTTAAATAAAAGTCGTCAAGACGAATTTAACGTCTGAGATCTTAAAGCCGGCTGGTATAAAAACGGAACGCAAAAACGAAGACGACCTTACAGAAGAAAACGagattttcctttaaaaagtcTGGGTTTTTCCCAAGACACCATACCCGAGATCTCCACCACACGAGCATCGGGTTCTTTATTGATAGCTTGAAAAATATGAACATTAGCGAACTTCTTAGAGTCTCCAAAAGTGAATTTCATTTCGATCATCTGCAGGAATCGATGCAAATTCTTTAAGTTCAAAGTTCACTCCACTCTCTTCCCCGGGACTCCTTTGAGTTCTCTTTGGCCGCCGTGTTGATTGAAGTTTAGCCTCAATATCGGTGCTAGAAACTCAGTCGTTCCAGTCGTGTCTGGACGAATAAGGGCTAAATTCGTCTCCTTTATGGTGTCCCGCTTTTATACTAGACGGATTTAACGTCTGGGACGTTCAAGTCGTCTGTCTTTGAGACGCACTTAAAAGAAGTCGTTAAAGTCGTCAGAAGTTAAATGCATCTGTCGTGTTTACCATTTTTATACGTTATAGACGTCTGGAGACGGCTATAACGTCTTAGACAACTTTAACGTCTCtagcataaaaacggccaataCTACCCGACGCGTTATTAGACGTGTCTGACAAATATCGTGAGATCGCTCCTTTGTTATTGGCTCGCTCGTCTTAACTcccgtgcaaagcgtgcgcacgttaatttcattattcatttagGTAAGTTCGGACATCTGTGCGCTCATTGACATGTTTTGAATGGGTCGGGCTACTACAGTGCAGCTGGTTTTAGCTTCCTAGTAAATACACTCCTGCTTcttccattcttttctttaaacatcattattaagttttaaacttcagtttaaCCGACAGCACTCCTTAACTTGGATAATGAGTATCAAAATGCGGACCTTTGGGGCCTGTGGGGGGGGTGCGAACGCACCCCGTGCACCCCCCCTGTTTACGGGCCTAGAAACCTCTaagaaaaattcatctttGAACTCGGCACCCTTGACCTCCACGGAATCAATAAAATCTTCTCGTTCgaataatttattcatatgTTCAAATCACCATTTTTCCAATCGCATAGCTCCTCCACCCTCTATATAAACACACACAACCAACAATCtgtctattcgctctgaccaacggctaacgctcgaaacggtggaaatttgacacgcatcaacttgtttgatgccaacttttagtataaatttactcgtagtctatcgtgaatccgtgaatctgattggctataatttattactcgtagactatctgctgatagtcaacagttgtgaatagccaatgaaaatcgttctcctatttattttgaccaatcacgaagccttaaattttaaattgcgtatcacgaatttttaattgtatatcacgaagcttcagtgcacatcgcgcgcagtgtttaaaaccttgaatttgaattgccgctgtaaacacaataaaacacttttaaccatttaaacgttactttacatttttatgcaattagttttatactaaaacaattagactactcgccctcgttttctacgagcgatagtcaactcggctgcgcctcgttgactatctgcatCTGCTCGTAGAAGATTCGGGCTCGTAgtataattgttaattagttgAAGTATAGTTACCTTTAATTCTTATAATTGCAGGAGTCACTGGGCGTATCTCCATTGATGTACCTCACCCCTTGGTTCATGGCTTTATTTACATCTTTGCCGAATTGGGATGCTGTGCTCATTATCTGGGACTTGCTTCTTTTGGATGGTATACTGTGCTTGGTGTTCACACGAAACTACAATACAATTcatgatcttttttttcttccatttgcGAGGCTAGATAATAATATGCGAGATAGTGGGAAAGCCCGGAATAGAGTTCTACGGTGTGACGTCACGTTGTCGTGACAACGACAGTTCACGCACGAATAGACGGCCGCCATTTTTAATTGGCATTGCACCTTgcatttctttattattttatatgcGACTTTTCTTTAGTAAAATTAGAACAGCAATTAATTTGAAACTCTCTTGCCTACTATTTCAAACGTCTGCCAGGAGTCAGATCGGCTTTCATTTCTGAAGACTGGGGTCGTATCTTCCTTCTCGTCTCAGCTTTCTGTCTGTGCAGAAAAGGGCTCGGACCAAGAAAAGTTAGCTCTTTCGCAAAGATGCCGGAAATGAAGTTTGCAGCAAATTTAAGATCATAGTTTTAAACTTTAGTTTTATGTTGTTCTTTCCTCCTTTTTCTACAGGAATTTCGGTGATTTTCCGAGCTGGTCTTGCTTTGTTAGATCTCCTTTCAGGTTTGTGGTGTTTCGGGTTATCAAGCTGCGATCTTTCTCAGCGGGGTCATCATTtaagaataactgagaaaGAGTGCAGTGTTTGTGATTATATTTGCGAAAAGTTTGACTTTCAAGTCCTCTCGGGCAGGGTCTATAAAACACAACCCCTTCCTCAGCCCTTGGTAGTGCTAAAAACTTTATTGTACGTTAGAAAAGCAACAAACTGTTCTAACAAAAATAGAGAATGTCTCTTGTTTTGGACGGAAACGTCTACAGTCCTGGTAaattgtaaaatggatttaaaagattaaaaataaGCCCTTtaatttctggaaaaaaaggtCAATTTTCTGCTTCAACTCGTTTCATGAAACCTCTGGCGTTTCGGTCGTTCAGAGTTTCGGTGCGTATTTAGCTATAATTTTCTTATCTAGTTtcataccaaattttcttgcttCAACCCTACCCCCACCCCCAGCCCCACCCCCAACGCAGTACCACATTTTCTATAGAAACCAGCACTTGATTCAACTTCTGCGATGGTATTACCCTGCGGCTCGCTTAACAAAATCTTTCCATCCTCTTAACACACAGTGACTAACTAAGGTGTTAAATTGCTCTTTACAGACAACGTTCTTTCATTGAATGAAATGTCACAGGCCCTTCCCGTATTGCTTCGGCCCCCAGCCAACCTGTAAGTATTTCATTTCGTTTGAACTTCGCGTTTCGGGTAAACGAAAACATATTTGATGaatttcaactgttttttcACGTGGTGCAGCTGTCGAGGGAGATCTAAACGAAAGTCTTGGAATTACATTGCTGCAACAACGTACATACATATATTTACTGTAGATTACAAATGCCAGGTCGCCGAATGACTCGaaaattttggtttaaatTCAAGCCATTGTTTGTTCGTTAGCCAGTCATTGAACAACATGCCAAGCAACAGGTATTATtcaggattaaaaaaaatcatattctTGATATCAAAACCTGCCACAGACTCTCTATTTTATGCCGATTAGCTACATTTTGAGGTACGTAATCGGCTTTAGCTGTGCAATAAGGTTAAGTGGAACTGTCTTGCTGTTCAagtcgtttttcttttcctttttgtgtaGACTACGACGAGATAGATTTGTTTCAGCAATTTGGAAGGTGAAACCGATTCAAAAATGGGAAATTGATTCCCTCCAAGGTGTGCTTGATGAGGAGAAGGAGAATCAAGGTAATCTTGGCAAAAATAGGCTGTAATCGTAACAATCATATAACCAATCAGCGTCATCATCATAAGTGACTATGATCCACTTAACAACAGAAAGGTACACGTAAAATCCACAACTTTCATCGACTCTGAATTATTGTTAGCATTAACTATACAAGCTAAATAACTTACTTGACGAAGTGTTTCCGCCCGCAAGAAGCtatttcatttctctttcGGCTACCTGAAGGCAAACAGAAGATTAGTGTTCTCTCTCATGCCTAAAGAAACTAATCCGATTTCGCGTAAAGCCTTATTGTTCTAAATGATTATTGTAGACGAGAAATGAGCTCAGTTCATAACGTTGGCGCTGACACATTTTACAGCCAACAGAAATCGGGTTTTTCCTGTATATCTTCTACCCCGTTCCCAAGGTCGCGAGAGAGGACCCTGGAAACGAGTATTGGCTTGAAGTATGAttcaataggccactttcaaaaataccataatactcttttatttgtccctccaaaattttgcaagagagaataaaaacaatgcttatgcaaaattttggagggacaaacaaagagtattatggtatttttgaaagtggcctatcaTCTTAGCGAAGACCTAATGGATAACGATTGCCTCTTTTATTTCAACCAGGTAAAAGACGTTTAAGCGATGCCAGCTCGACCAGGGAAGGAAGCCGAAAGAAACAACGAACCATGAGACTCAACCCGTTTAGAGAAACACAAGGTAGCAAATTGATATAAAAAATTTACTTTTCCTCTTTCGTTCTTTAAGCCAACGACAGACCTAGTATGGAATGCATTGAAAGCCCAAAGCACGATCCCAATTTGCGATCAACTACCGTGATGAAACAACGTATTCTTCGTTAATCTCGATGATGCGATGATAGCTGTTTTTGTGCACGAGTTCTTCTGTGTTGGGGTGTCAAGTAAGGGTGGATCTAGaacatcattttttaaatttttcctCAACCCCATTTCTTCTCTTTGAAATCCGCATATTTTCCACAGTTCAGAGGGACTATTCCCCGCTACTGTGTTGGTAAAACTTGTCCTCATACCTTGCAGAAGTCGCTGCCCAACCCTCTGTGCTAAAACGTTTTGTGGGGCTGTTTTCTTTCATGGACAAGCCTGCCGTCCTGTTCAAATCCAGTGACATCGAAATGACAACGTTTTCTGTGGCTAATGATCAAAGCCCAAGCGTACCACCCTTACACTTTTCACCATCTGAGCGCCCCTTCAATGCGACGCGGGAAACTCAGTTAGAGCGAGGTTAGTGTAGCTTTATGCGTGAAATTTTTAGCGATACGTTTGTTTCGCGATTTCACGGTGAACGTATTTCGCGACACATAAAATTTGCGattattcaaatttttgttaattttgacctcactttaatttttttggtttttgtttttcttaaactTAGCTTTGAATTACCTCATGTACTAtattggcaaaacaaaatcatcaaCGAACTCTACTCATATGTCTTCATcatataattttgtttttctaacagATAATTCTAGAAGACCTTCCCGGAGAAGATCTGGTAACCATGGCAAAGATGCTTTACGAAGACGCCGCGCTGCACAATGGGTAGCGCGGGAAAATCCTCTTAGAAGGAGCCCGCGTCTTGGAGGTCAACAAACCACGCCCGAGAGGGTGGGTGTCAGTGAACCAAAATTCACATGTATatcgatcgatcgatgtgTTCAGCACGGACCCGGCTTTCCGGATTTGGCTGGCCGCGGAGCGAATCCATATCGGTCTCGCATCCACTTGTTGAAATCGTTCCTGTTGTACATAGTTTTCTGCAGCTGCTCGGTCTCAATACCGGtagctttcttcatttttgtccaAAAGTTCATTAGTCCTCTGCGCTGAGGTCGTGGTGCTTCGCAGTAGATCATCTGCTTTTGCAACGCTGAGTTGGACATCCTCGTAACGTGGGCGTATAGTGGTATAGTGGTGGTGTAGGGTGCGAAAGGAATCGAGggacaaataatttttttcccaacacAGATAGAGGATGGGGGTTTATCGGCCAACAGTGCGGAGGTGTAACTGGTTTTGGGTTCAGAACATGTAGGGAACCGTGGCCTACAATGTGATGGGCTTAATGTCGATAAGTACAGAGATGTCGCATGAAATGCTGCTGTGTGGGGCGAGGAAGAAAAGGAACGAGGGAGTGCGAGAGAGATGCACAATAAAAGAAGCGAATGCAACCtagttcccagggtctctctccAGAGGAAAGGAAGAGAGAAACTGGGAGCAAGGCTTAAACGAATGTTGAATTCCCAACCAACTACCAACttaattcctttgttttccttttttccaggGCTACTCTCCAGCCACCTTAGTTCAAAGGTAAAGTGTGTGTTGTTgtaatttgtgtgcattttTTGTATAGGTTATCAGCGCCATGAATATTGTTCTTTTCTGTTTAGTTCTGCTACGAATCAACACGCTTTCAGATTGTTTAGCACACCTACCCCATTAAGGTGTTCTCAAGTAAGTCATAAGTATCTGTTATTTAAttcaatataattttattgaatttgaAGCTCGCGATCGGCAGGAAAGAGAAGAAGGATAGGAGCTCTCAAACAATACTGATGTAAAATAAGGTTTAACCAAAGGAAagaaacctttcttttttgcccTTAGCCGAATCATTTGGAAAAGTGTTTGATTAAGaggaaatagaaaacagtAACAAATAATGGCGGCAATATATCATCATGCAAGATGCAAACTCTAATTTTTTGTTCACAGTGGCAGTGAAGACTGTGTGAAACACTACCTTAGTTTGCTTTTAATAGCCTCTCGGTCATGAATTGCGCTTCACCAATTTTTCTCGGGCTCGCTTCACTTGCTGTTACTTTTTCGTGTACATCTTGAATACTTCAAATCAAGGTTTTGTTGTTCCAAGTCATACTTGGAAGACAGTGCAACTTTGGCTCGACTTCCGCTGCTCACTCGCGTTCGGCTCACCTCCCCGAGAAAAGAGTAAtttcgggggggggggggtgattTGGGATTGATAATCGAGCCTAGGTCCAGCTTCAACGATAACCCAATTTCTCTCCCTCCTCTTCGTTTTTTTCCCAGGTACAGGTTCGTCCCCAGGCCTCGTCGCTCGCCCCAGATTCTTCTCCAGTGTCAATACTTTCACCTGGCCTCACAGTAACGACCCCGGATATAGAAATGGCATCACTTGGACTCACAGACAAGACGTCCCCCTGTGTCAAGAACTCAATGGTTGAAGTATCTTAAAATTGGATACTCGTCTGTTTGGCCAAGAGATACCTAAAATATGATGACGTGTCATAATGCAGAGGGGAGTTCATCAATCGTTCATGAATCAACCAATGCATTGTTCGTTACAATATTTATTCACAAACGAATCTCGATAAAATAAACATCCTGTCTTCCTCCTtatgtaaagaaaataattggcATACCAGATTCAAAATCCCATGTAAACAAAAGCGGCAAAATATTCTCAACTCTGAGGGTATACCTATTCTTTCAGAGCCTTCTACGAAAATTAACTACAGAAAAATATTAGCGAAGCAATATTCCAAGTGAACCGACCAACAATAGGCCAAAGAATGATACAGTTACGTAACTGGATGCTGAGCAAGTATGACCTAGGACACAAAAAAGACATCGTTACTAAAAAGCAGGCCTTTCTGTAACTGTCCTTCTTCCTTTTTGCTCTTAGAAAATCGTTACCATTCAACAGTCCTAAAATATGAGTAGCACATATTCTCTATCACGTTCTCAGCTCttatggtattaaaaaaaaaaaaaaaaagaagaaaaaaacattggcAAGCTGTGTCCATGAACATCTTCGCGAGAGAGTTCCTGATACCATAGCACTCACTgaattcttttcatttctaacACTCCAAATCTTTGGTTGGtgctaatgaaacaaaatacacaacgttgcgtgacatccaaaaaaaaacggctgcgaGGGAGACTAGTTAGGGAATAGTATTCCGGAAAATGATCACCC is a window of Acropora palmata chromosome 11, jaAcrPala1.3, whole genome shotgun sequence DNA encoding:
- the LOC141858892 gene encoding carabin-like isoform X3, producing the protein MAQCEGDLPSNHLSSYDHYGFAVYKQGSLLAEEDSRNHDYNINSADLSAKTRNYWAETLTNWEQSQLFSPKQLRQYIKHGVPDDMRGQVWKKLIGNQAMKVMSSFNYQDKLAQIRQLLVDLGVSEYGGVNCLSRLGHIIGSINDNNKEDMIIDSPDTIIMTRQWKKNLQKQITVFRQIMLDIDRSFPSHKMFIQGTSEGKEGRAALFRVLAVYAMYNPEVSYCQEVFLIPTGMSYIAGMFLMNMNEEDSFWCLVSMFERPKYLAGYFSDSLDKIQKHTGVFRRLMRQRRPKLGKHLESLGVSPLMYLTPWFMALFTSLPNWDAVLIIWDLLLLDGISVIFRAGLALLDLLSDNVLSLNEMSQALPVLLRPPANLLRRDRFVSAIWKVKPIQKWEIDSLQGVLDEEKENQGKRRLSDASSTREGSRKKQRTMRLNPFRETQDNSRRPSRRRSGNHGKDALRRRRAAQWVARENPLRRSPRLGGQQTTPERGYSPATLVQSSATNQHAFRLFSTPTPLRCSQVQVRPQASSLAPDSSPVSILSPGLTVTTPDIEMASLGLTDKTSPCVKNSMVEVS
- the LOC141858892 gene encoding uncharacterized protein LOC141858892 isoform X2 — protein: MAQCEGDLPSNHLSSYDHYGFAVYKQGSLLAEEDSRNHDYNINSADLSAKTRNYWAETLTNWEQSQLFSPKQLRQYIKHGVPDDMRGQVWKKLIGNQAMKVMSSFNYQDKLAQIRQLLVDLGVSEYGGVNCLSRLGHIIGSINDNNKEDMIIDSPDTIIMTRQWKKNLQKQITVFRQIMLDIDRSFPSHKMFIQGTSEGKEGRAALFRVLAVYAMYNPEVSYCQGMSYIAGMFLMNMNEEDSFWCLVSMFERPKYLAGYFSDSLDKIQKHTGVFRRLMRQRRPKLGKHLESLGVSPLMYLTPWFMALFTSLPNWDAVLIIWDLLLLDGISVIFRAGLALLDLLSDNVLSLNEMSQALPVLLRPPANLLRRDRFVSAIWKVKPIQKWEIDSLQGVLDEEKENQGKRRLSDASSTREGSRKKQRTMRLNPFRETQEVAAQPSVLKRFVGLFSFMDKPAVLFKSSDIEMTTFSVANDQSPSVPPLHFSPSERPFNATRETQLERDNSRRPSRRRSGNHGKDALRRRRAAQWVARENPLRRSPRLGGQQTTPERGYSPATLVQSSATNQHAFRLFSTPTPLRCSQVQVRPQASSLAPDSSPVSILSPGLTVTTPDIEMASLGLTDKTSPCVKNSMVEVS
- the LOC141858892 gene encoding uncharacterized protein LOC141858892 isoform X1, with the protein product MAQCEGDLPSNHLSSYDHYGFAVYKQGSLLAEEDSRNHDYNINSADLSAKTRNYWAETLTNWEQSQLFSPKQLRQYIKHGVPDDMRGQVWKKLIGNQAMKVMSSFNYQDKLAQIRQLLVDLGVSEYGGVNCLSRLGHIIGSINDNNKEDMIIDSPDTIIMTRQWKKNLQKQITVFRQIMLDIDRSFPSHKMFIQGTSEGKEGRAALFRVLAVYAMYNPEVSYCQEVFLIPTGMSYIAGMFLMNMNEEDSFWCLVSMFERPKYLAGYFSDSLDKIQKHTGVFRRLMRQRRPKLGKHLESLGVSPLMYLTPWFMALFTSLPNWDAVLIIWDLLLLDGISVIFRAGLALLDLLSDNVLSLNEMSQALPVLLRPPANLLRRDRFVSAIWKVKPIQKWEIDSLQGVLDEEKENQGKRRLSDASSTREGSRKKQRTMRLNPFRETQEVAAQPSVLKRFVGLFSFMDKPAVLFKSSDIEMTTFSVANDQSPSVPPLHFSPSERPFNATRETQLERDNSRRPSRRRSGNHGKDALRRRRAAQWVARENPLRRSPRLGGQQTTPERGYSPATLVQSSATNQHAFRLFSTPTPLRCSQVQVRPQASSLAPDSSPVSILSPGLTVTTPDIEMASLGLTDKTSPCVKNSMVEVS